In Rhizoctonia solani chromosome 6, complete sequence, the sequence CAAGGACGCCGACTACAGCCACCAACCTACCTTCCACCCACCTCCATGGTTTACGACGAACTTCTGAAAGCAACTGGGGTATGCATATATCTTGATTTTTACTCTAGCCTTGGTTTAATTTTGTTGAATATCTAGTCTCGAGATTCTCACCCGGGAGGGAACTCGTCTATGACCTTTGCTTTTGCTTCGCTCGTAACCCATTCCTTGTTCCGTACCGACCCATCTGATTGGGGCAAGAATAACACATCGTCCTACCTCGACCTTTCGCCATTGTATGGCTCCAACGAGGCCGAGCAAGACCTTGTTCGAGTCAAGGATGGTCGTGGGCTGTTGCATCCGGATACCTTTTCAGAGGGGCGCTTAGTTTTCCTTCCTCCTGCCTCAGGTGCACTATTGGTGATTTGGAATCGAAACCACAACTACATCGCCAACAACATCTTAAAAATTAACGAACAGAAGCGTTGGAGCGATCCCCCACCTGAGGACCCCGCGAAGCGTGCTCAACAAGACAAAGAAATTTTCGAGACCGCTCGACTGATCAATTGCGGTTCATTCATGTCTGTAATCTGTAAAAACTTTATTTATTTTCTCTCAAGGGTACCTCTAATGCATCTCATACAGTTGGAGATTATGTTGCGGGCTTCCTTGGTCTCGGGCGCGAAGGAAGTAGTTGGAGCATGCAGCCGTTTGATGTCAGTCAATCGCTTGTATTTATTCCGGTGGGGTATACTTACTACGCCCCATATATAGCCGATTAAGGGATCTGAAGGTGAAGTTGAACGTGGAGAAGGAAACCATTGCTCGGTTGAGTTCAACGTTCTTTACCGGTGGCATGCGGTCACATCCGAGTAGGTGTTTGCTCCTATCTCTTTGTCGAGCATCGACTAAGCCTTCAAAAGGGCCGATGAGAAATGGACCAGTGATATCTTCGATAAGATATTCAGTAAAAAGTCTAGTGAACTCGAGCTCTCTGACTTCTACGAAGCGCTCGGAAGACTCCGAAACGGGGACGTTGACGAATCTCTTCGTGTAGATGCGGATCCCAGGAAACGTAATTTCGGTGGTATCAAGCGCGGACCCGGCGGTCGTTTCTCTGACGGAGATCTTGCCAAGATTCTCCACAACTCTACCGAGAGCGTCGCACGCCGCTATGGTGCACGCGGCTCGCCCGAGGTTCTGAGAATTATTGAGATTATGGGTATGGAACAGGCTCGTAAATGGGGCGTGTGCACCATGAACGAATTCAGAAAGTATCTCGGCTTGAAGACGTTCAAGTCCTTCGAGGAGTGGAACTCAGATCCTGTCATTGCCAATGCCGCAAGGAAGCTATATAAGAACATTGATGACCTCGAGCTCTACCCCGGTCTTCATGCCGAAGAATGTATGAAATTGGGCCCTGGTTCCGGATTGGTAAGCTTTGCCGAACACCTTGCTTGGGTGCAATAGTAACCCTTTCTTAAGTGTGCCGGTTACACCATCACTCGTGGCATCCTTTCCGACGCTATCTGCCTCGTTCGCGGGGACCGTTTCTTTACGACCGATTTCACTCCTGAACGACTCACCAGCTGGGGCTTTGAGGACGTCAAACGTGACCCCAACAATGGTGCATTTGGTGCATACCTTCCAAAGTGTCAGTGCTGTCCTCAGACTGTGCGTCCTATCACTGAATTTCACTTCACTAGTACTGTTGAGGACTCTCCCTCGTCATTATACCTATAATTCGGTCTACGGCCTCTTCCCGTTCTTCACCCCGGAGACAACCAAGCAAAACCTGACGAAGCTCAAGGTAGCGGACCAGTATGACTTCAAACGTCCCAGCGAGGCGCCCATCCCCAAGCCATTGAACAACTTCACAGCAATCAAACATGTCTCCAATGATATTGTCAAGTACAAGGTGCCTTACGGACCAGATATGAAGTGAGCTACATCTACTGAAAGTTTCAGGATCATTGCTGATGAGGTATGGTAGATATCTTACGTACGACCGGGGCATGTTCTTGATATTTGACGAGCAGCCTCTCCACGATAACGATCGACAGCTGGTATGCGTttgacttttttttttttgagaAAATATCGGTGCTGATATGACCTACAGGCATTCCACGCACTATTCCCAAGCAACGACGT encodes:
- a CDS encoding heme peroxidase, whose translation is MAYLAPLEDAKTLKETMTKMVGGDTALDDRAGTMNKIFAVIPKLPQDSELSKTMNDYLITMLYNSLPHPPTSYVGEDRFRKADGSRNNVNMPDLGRAGTTYARNVQGRRLQPPTYLPPTSMVYDELLKATGSRDSHPGGNSSMTFAFASLVTHSLFRTDPSDWGKNNTSSYLDLSPLYGSNEAEQDLVRVKDGRGLLHPDTFSEGRLVFLPPASGALLVIWNRNHNYIANNILKINEQKRWSDPPPEDPAKRAQQDKEIFETARLINCGSFMSVIFGDYVAGFLGLGREGSSWSMQPFDPIKGSEGEVERGEGNHCSVEFNVLYRWHAVTSEADEKWTSDIFDKIFSKKSSELELSDFYEALGRLRNGDVDESLRVDADPRKRNFGGIKRGPGGRFSDGDLAKILHNSTESVARRYGARGSPEVLRIIEIMGMEQARKWGVCTMNEFRKYLGLKTFKSFEEWNSDPVIANAARKLYKNIDDLELYPGLHAEECMKLGPGSGLCAGYTITRGILSDAICLVRGDRFFTTDFTPERLTSWGFEDVKRDPNNGAFGAYLPKLLLRTLPRHYTYNSVYGLFPFFTPETTKQNLTKLKVADQYDFKRPSEAPIPKPLNNFTAIKHVSNDIVKYKVPYGPDMKYLTYDRGMFLIFDEQPLHDNDRQLAFHALFPSNDVVKSHVDYYSKKIKELIACRSSKYDNIPGTFVDIIDVINKAAVHWASENLCGIIPKYEKNPNGEISDEALYQKFAILFSCVFRNTEPYLGWALRRGAKAASDEINGKIKANLERIQTPPIAGPIFLGIKSALETATGQTRPSDKFHKALLESKKTVNDLTAMVLGLCVGSSVNFAQATAQMVEFYMDDAHKKEREHIFQLASKNDDESTQLLAGYYREAARLNPQFPALVRIAVAQDEIPQSGGKPAISVKPGDRLFCSYRNAHLDPELFPNPEKVDPRRPKENYAVQATGTHGCPGMDFSEQSIPAIMRAVFGLKNLRPAPGVLGTLESFDSSLLGTKIRTYIDEKGCPSPWPTSLVLVYDS